The genome window TAGAGCATTTTGCCCAAATGCCATTAGAGCAAGGGAGACGCTGAGATGACAAACTCTGCTTCTTTCGATTCATTGCTTCCATCTCAGGGCAATACCAACCTTGAGCAATCAATTACAGGCGATCGCAATCAAACGATCGGTCAAGTTTTGGGCGGTATGGTCGTCTATGTCAGTGGTGGACAAGCGGTCTTCAATACAGGTAGGGATGAATCAGAGACTGATGCAAAACCTGCTTTCAGCATTGGGCCTAATCCTTATCGAGGGTTGATGGCATTTCAGGAAACCGATGGCGATCGATTTTTTGGGCGAGAAAAACAAATTGTGGAGCTCTGGGCAAAACTACGTCAGTTGCACGAAACCGAATCTGCCATTCGATTGCTGCCCATCTATGGACCTTCCGGTTCAGGAAAGTCATCTCTGGCACGAGCAGGACTGATTCCGGAATTAGCTAGACGTCCTATTCCAGGATATGACCGAGCAAGAGTTGCTGTATTAGTGCCAGGAACTCATCCCTTAGAATCGCTAGCAACTGTCTTGGCGAGAATTGCCACCAACGACCTCATTCCTGTTACTAAAACTCGTGAGTTTGCGATGGAGCTAGCGCAGAAAACCCAGAGCAACCAGTATGACGGCTTGCGGCGCATTGCCAACGTACTGCCCGATATCACTATTTCTCCACTGATTGTTCTAGTCGATCAGTTTGAGGAGGTGTATACCCTTTGCGAAAGCCAGGAGGAACGAGATGCCTTTATTGCTAATTTGCTTTGTGCCGTAAGCGATCGTGCTCGTCGAGTCTCTGTCATTATGACGCTACGGAGTGACTTCTTGGGCGAGACTCAAAAGCATCCAATATTGAATACGCTGTTTGCTGAACAAGGGTTTCTAGTGCGATCGATGAACGTAGACGAGTTGCGACAAGCGATTGCCAAACCTGCTGAGCTTGCGGGACATCCTCTAGACCAGGCAACAATCGATTTGCTAGTGAAGGACACGGAAGGACGAGAAGGAGCCTTACCCCTGCTTCAGTTTGCCCTTACTAGCATCTGGAAGGGATTAACGGAAGGGAAGGAACCTGCAGAGACGCTGAAAGCAATCGGAGGCGTAGGCGGCGCGCTAGCTGGGGAAGCTCAACGGGTTTATCAGCAGCTTAACGATGAAGAACAGGAGATCGCACGCAGGATTTTTCTGGGATTAGTGCAGTTGGGAGAAGGCACAAAAGATACTCGTCGTCGGGTTCGCTTCGACAGTTTAGTGTCGTATCAAAATCAGCCTGAGCAGGTGAAGCGGGTGATTGAGTTGTTTTCTGCTCCAGGTGCACGCTTGATTACTCTGGCTGCGATGGGCAACACAGAAACAGCAGAAGTGAGTCATGAAGCTCTTTTTGATCACTGGCAACAGCTTCAGACCTGGCTGGAGAGCAGCCGTAGTGATATTCGGTTTCAACGTCGCTTGGATGAAGCAGCGCGGTACTGGGATGAGCAGGGGCGTCCGGAAGGAAATCTGTGGCGGTCACCGGATTTAGATTTGCTGAAGCGATATCAACAGCGATCGGGTGATGACATGACGCCCTTACAGATGGCGTTTTTCGAAGCAGCTAAGGATACTGAAAACCATCGAAAGCAGAAAGAGCAGCAGCAGCACCGATTCCAGAGGTGGGCAATCCGGGGACTAACTATCCTCTCGATAGGAGCGCTCGGTTTAGTTGGAATAGCACTGTACCAATTGCAAAGGTTACAACGGCAACGAGTAGAACAGTTGGCAACAACAGCAGCAGCCCTAGTAGCAACAAAGCCTGTGGAGGCAGAAATCAACGCGATCGCAGCAATTGGTCTAGGACAATCTACATTCGTCCACTTTCCCAACCATCCATTGCCTGTTGCTGCTTTCAATAGCTTGCTGAAAACAACCCAAGAGAATCGAGAGACAATAATTTTTCAGAGTGAGAGTCCAATCAGTTC of Trichocoleus sp. contains these proteins:
- a CDS encoding WD40 repeat domain-containing protein; translation: MTNSASFDSLLPSQGNTNLEQSITGDRNQTIGQVLGGMVVYVSGGQAVFNTGRDESETDAKPAFSIGPNPYRGLMAFQETDGDRFFGREKQIVELWAKLRQLHETESAIRLLPIYGPSGSGKSSLARAGLIPELARRPIPGYDRARVAVLVPGTHPLESLATVLARIATNDLIPVTKTREFAMELAQKTQSNQYDGLRRIANVLPDITISPLIVLVDQFEEVYTLCESQEERDAFIANLLCAVSDRARRVSVIMTLRSDFLGETQKHPILNTLFAEQGFLVRSMNVDELRQAIAKPAELAGHPLDQATIDLLVKDTEGREGALPLLQFALTSIWKGLTEGKEPAETLKAIGGVGGALAGEAQRVYQQLNDEEQEIARRIFLGLVQLGEGTKDTRRRVRFDSLVSYQNQPEQVKRVIELFSAPGARLITLAAMGNTETAEVSHEALFDHWQQLQTWLESSRSDIRFQRRLDEAARYWDEQGRPEGNLWRSPDLDLLKRYQQRSGDDMTPLQMAFFEAAKDTENHRKQKEQQQHRFQRWAIRGLTILSIGALGLVGIALYQLQRLQRQRVEQLATTAAALVATKPVEAEINAIAAIGLGQSTFVHFPNHPLPVAAFNSLLKTTQENRETIIFQSESPISSTAVSPDSKTVAIGMWDKTIRLLDINTGKPFGLPLSGHKQGGISVAFSPDGKRIVSGSYDNTVRLWDVRTGKPIGQPLRGHGDVVTSVAFSPDGKQIASGSYDNTVRLWDVRTGKPIGQPLRGHEKPVTSVVFSPDSKMIVSGSQDTTVRLWSISTGKSINLPIDSNENVESVAFSPDGKMIASGSWDKTVRLWDTNTGKPIGLPFRGHEDVVTSVAFSPDSKMIASGSWDKTVRLWDVRTSSPIDQPLRGYEDAIYSVAFSPDGRFIVGSSSGGFRSPGTIYVWDISTSKFVGQPLHGHERWVTSVAFSPDGRTIASSSSDGIRLWDASGNPIAHPLNKQDVRLGNPVVFNPNSETVIGVIGDALQLWSRKTSKLIRQIPLKQGYGINRAAFSFDGKTIVTTEAFRTLRLWDISTGKPIGKSLNVLQGEFVQSFAVSSDRKIIIGMEDGSLRLWNVETGKPIGQPLRGHEDPVGAVAFSRDGKMIVSGSWDTTIRLWDVKTGKPIGQPLRGHEGSVDAVAFSPDGKTVASGSNDNTVRLWDAKTGEPIGYPLRGHEGSVNAVAFSPDSKTVASGGNDNTVRLWSIARISSWQGLLQLSCGELRYHPALIEPKNDTAREAKRSCQQYAWKNQ